A portion of the Glycine max cultivar Williams 82 chromosome 10, Glycine_max_v4.0, whole genome shotgun sequence genome contains these proteins:
- the LOC100781484 gene encoding replication protein A 14 kDa subunit B: MDTSNPAVFVNAQLIPNFIGKKVRTVVQVSQCDGGVATAKSTDDCQLTIKGLPQVPLMNYIEVIGIAESNNSIDAEIWTDFGSTFDTFSYNQLCQLANGEFKGLFL; this comes from the exons ATGGACACGTCAAATCCTGCTGTATTTGTAAATGCTCAGTTGATTCCCAACTTTATAGGGAAGAAAGTAAGAACAGTGGTTCAGGTGAGCCAATGTGATGGTGGGGTTGCCACAGCAAAATCCACAGATGACTGTCAATTAACCATAAAAGGGTTGCCACAAGTCCCTCTTATGAACTATATTGAGGTCATTGGCATTGCTGAAAGTAACAACTCTATTGATGCCGAAATATGGACTGACTTTGGCAGCACATTTG ACACCTTCTCTTACAATCAGTTGTGCCAACTAGCCAATGGTGAATTTAAGGGTCTGTTTCTCTAG